Below is a window of Armatimonadota bacterium DNA.
GGGCCGTCCAGGTGGCGGACGCCGCCTTCAACCACATCCTGGGCTACCTGCGGCCGGGGATCGCCGAGCGGGACGTGGCCCTCGAGCTGGAGTTCTTCATGCGCCGCCACGGCGCCGAGCGGGAGGCGTTCGGTTCCATTGTGGCCAGCGGCCCCCGATCCGCGCTGCCGCACGGGCGCGCCTCCGAGAAGCTGCTGGCGGCGGGCGAGTTCGTCACTGTGGACTGGGGGGCCGTGGTGGACGGCTACCATTCGGACTGCACCCGCACCGTGGTCCTGGGCCGCGCCACCGAGCGTCAGCGCGAGATCTACGACCTCGTCCTGCGGGCGCAGACGGCCGCCCTGCGGGGGCTGCGGCCGGGGCTCACCGGCAGGGACGCGGACGCCCTGGCCCGTCAGGTCATCGCCGACGCCGGACACGGCGAGCACTTCGGCCACGGCCTGGGCCACGGGGTGGGCCTGGCCATCCACGAAGGTCCGTCCCTCTCCCCCCGCGAGGAGACGGTTCTGGAGGCCGGGATGGTGGTGACGGTGGAGCCGGGCGTGTACCTGCCGGGGTGGGGCGGCGTGCGGATCGAAGATCTGGTGGTCCTGACCCCGGACGGCTGCGAGATCCTCACCCGGGCGCCCAAGGAGCTGATGGAACTATAACGAGGGAAGAGGGAAGAGGGAACAATGGCTTAGGTGCCTCCCTCCTCCCTCTTCCTTCTTCCCTCCTCCCTTTGTTAGAATTCATCCGGCCTCGCGGGGCGGCGTCTGTCGCGGAAGCCCGGCGGACAATCAGCGGTCCGGCAGCGGCCGGCGGGACTCGGCCGCGCCGCTGGCGTGTGCGCGACGACCGCCAGCGCGGGGTCGGCATCACGTCGCGCAGGCCACGGGAGGAGCCATGATTGCCAGCGGAGACTTTCGGCCGGGGGTCGTGATCGAGCTGGACGGCGAGCTGTACGCCGTGGTGGAAGCCCATCACCACAAACGCGCCCAGCGCCAGGCGTTCGTGCGGGCCCGCCTCCGCAACCTGAAGACCGGCGCCGTGCTGGAACGGAACTTCACCAGCGACGAGATGGTCCCCCAGGCTTCCCTGGACCGCAAGGTGATGCAGTTCCTGTACCGGCACGGCGACGAGTACGTGATGATGGACCGGCAGACGTTCGAGCAGCTCAGCCTGCCGGCCCAGCTCCTGGGGGACGCCGTCGGATACCTGAAGGAGAACACCGACGTCACCGTGGTCTTCTACGACGGCCGCCCTATCGCGGTCGAGCTGCCCAACGCCGTGGAGCTGGAGGTGGTGGACACCGCCCCCGGCGTCCGCGGCGACACCGTCTCGGGGGGCACCAAGCCCGCCCGGCTGGAGACCGGCATCACCGTGCAGGTCCCGCTGTTCGTCTCGGTGGGAGACCGCATCCGCGTCGACACCCGGACCGGGGAATACCTGGAGCGGGTGAAATGAGAGAACGAAAATGGGCAAAGGACGACAGGCGCACGCGGCTGCGGCGGGCTCGGCTTGTTCGGGGTGGAGGGCTCTGGTATACTTGGTCCGTGCTGGACCGCCCACCGCGCCTGTCCGCGGGCCTGGTTGCCGCGGGGCAACCGGGGCGGCGTACCACCCGGCGAGCGCTGGGTGGTTGTTTCTTTGTTCAGCGGGCGTGCGGCCGGCGCCCCGGGTCCCTGTGGGTCCCCCTGCCGGCCGGGATGTTCTAGCCATGGCGGGCGTGCGGCGCCGCGTCCGCGAACTGGCGCTGCGGGCTCTGTACGAAGCCGACGTCGGCCGCCAGCCCCTGGCGGCGGTGCTGGAGCGGGTTCTCCCGGACGTCCCCGAGCGGGAGCGGCCGTTTCTGCGTGCCCTCTGTGAGGGAGCCTGGACGGCGCGCCGGCAGCTGGACGCCCTCCTGGCCGAGGTGGCCCCCCAGTGGTCGGTGGACCGGCTGGCCGGCACCGACCGGGCCATTCTGCGCCTGGCCGCCTACGAGCTGCAGCACATGGACACGCCTCCGGCCGTGGTCATCAACGAGGCGGTGGAGCTGGCCAAGGCCTACGGGACCGAGGACTCCGGGAAGTTCGTCAACGGGGTTCTGGCCGCGGTGCTGCGCCGGGTTCGCGAGCGCAGCGGGGTGCGTGATGGATGAGAGGCGACCCGGGGCCGCCACAACCGTTGCGCGCTGCCACCTGTGGGTGTCGGGTGTGGTGCAGGGCGTCGGCTTCCGATTTTTCACCGAGCGGGTGGCCCGTCGCCTGGGGCTGTCGGGTCTGGCCCGCAACCTCCCGGATGGCCGGGTGGAGATCATCGCCGAAGGCCCCCGGGCGGTTCTGGACCAGTTCATCGCCGAGGTGCAGCGGGGCCCGGCCGGCGCCGTGGTGACCCGGGTGCAGGTGGAGTGGGAATCCCCCGCCGGGCTGACGGGGTTCCGGATCCTGTGAGGGGAGGGACCGCTGGGGTGGCGCTGGTGGACACGGAGCTGGCCGCCTACCTGTCCAGCCGCGTCCGCCTGGTGGACGAGGCCCTGGACGCGGTCCTGCCGCCGGCGGACTGTCCTCCGCGCATCCTGCACCGGGCGATGCGGCACGCCGTGCTGGCCGGGGGCAAGCGCCTGCGCCCCCTGCTGGTCCTGGCCAGCGCCGAGGCCTGCGGGCTGGCGCCCGAGGCGGTCCTGCCGGTCGCCTGCGCGGTGGAGTGCATCCATACCTACTCGCTGATCCATGATGACCTCCCGGCCATGGACGACGCCGATACCCGCCGCGGCCGCCCCACCGTCCACGTCGCCTTCGGTGAGGCGATTGCCATCCTGGCCGGCGATGCCCTGCACGCCCTGGCGTTTGCCCTGATCCCCCAGGCCGCCGCGACCTGCGGGGCCGAGCGCGTCCTGGCGGTGGCCGGAGAGATCGCCGCCGCCATCGGCACCGACGGCATGGTGGGCGGGCAGGTGCTGGACCTGCTGGGCGAGGGACGGCGCTTTCCCGGCGGGCCGCCCGACGCGCTGGGCGCCCTGCCCGAGCTGGTCGTGCAGATCCACCGGCGCAAGACCGGCGCGCTGATCCGGGCGTGCGCCCGCGCCGGGGGGCTGCTGGCCGGCGCCGATCCGGCCACCCTGGACGCCCTGACGGTGTACGGGGAGAAGGTGGGTCTGGCGTTTCAAATCATCGACGACATCCTGGACCTCACCGGCGATCCCGAGCAGCTGGGCAAACGCACCCGCCGGGACGTCGGCAAGGCCACCTATCCCGCCGCCTACGGGGTGGCGGAATCGCGGGCGGCCGCGGCCCGGCTGACCCAGGAGGCCGTGGACGCGGCCGGGCGGCTGGGCCCGTCGGGACGGATCCTGGCCGGGCTGGCCCGCGACCTGCTGGAGCGGGACCACTAGGACACCATGCGCGGCGAGAGGTCCGTGGCGGTGCGCGAGGCGCGGGCGGTCCGGCGGAGGGTGCGGCTGGACTCCCTGCTGGTGGAGCGCGGCCTGGCGGAGTCGCGGGCCAAGGCCGCGGCGGCCATCCTGGCCGGGGAGGTCCTGGTGGGCGGCGCCGTGGCGTCCAAGCCGGGCCAGCTGGTGGACGCCGACGCGGATGTGCAGGTGCGGCCGCGGCGGCCGCGCTTTGTCAGCCGGGGAGGGGAGAAACTGCTGGCGGCCCTGGAAGCGTTCGGGCTGGACGTGGCCGGGCGTGTGGCGGTGGACGTGGGCGCCAGCACGGGCGGATTCACCGACTGCCTGCTGCAGCGCGGGGCCGCGCGGGTCTATGCGGTGGACGTGGGCACGGGACAGCTGCACTGGCGGTTGCGCCGCGATCCCCGGGTCGTCAGCCTGGAGCGCCGGGACGTGCGCTCGCTGACCCCGGCCGACGTGGGCGGGCCGGTGGATCTGGCGACGGTGGACGTGTCGTTCATCTCCCTGCGCACCGTGCTGCCGGCGGTGGCGTCGCTGGTGCGCCCCGGAGGCGACATCGTCGCCCTCATCAAGCCGCAATTCGAGGTGGGGCCGCGCCGCACCCGGCGGGGGGTGGTGCGGGACCCGGCCCTGCACGCCGACGCCATCCGTCGCGTGCTGGAGGCAGCCCGGGCCGCGGGACTGGCTCCGCTGGGACTGGCGCCCTCCCCGCTGCGGGGCCCGGAGGGCAACCTGGAGTTCTTCGTGCACCTGCGCCGGGGGGAGGCACCCCCGGCCGACCTGGACGTGGAGGCGGTGGTGGCGCGCGCGCACGCCGAGGCGC
It encodes the following:
- a CDS encoding polyprenyl synthetase family protein, producing the protein MALVDTELAAYLSSRVRLVDEALDAVLPPADCPPRILHRAMRHAVLAGGKRLRPLLVLASAEACGLAPEAVLPVACAVECIHTYSLIHDDLPAMDDADTRRGRPTVHVAFGEAIAILAGDALHALAFALIPQAAATCGAERVLAVAGEIAAAIGTDGMVGGQVLDLLGEGRRFPGGPPDALGALPELVVQIHRRKTGALIRACARAGGLLAGADPATLDALTVYGEKVGLAFQIIDDILDLTGDPEQLGKRTRRDVGKATYPAAYGVAESRAAAARLTQEAVDAAGRLGPSGRILAGLARDLLERDH
- the nusB gene encoding transcription antitermination factor NusB, giving the protein MAGVRRRVRELALRALYEADVGRQPLAAVLERVLPDVPERERPFLRALCEGAWTARRQLDALLAEVAPQWSVDRLAGTDRAILRLAAYELQHMDTPPAVVINEAVELAKAYGTEDSGKFVNGVLAAVLRRVRERSGVRDG
- a CDS encoding Xaa-Pro peptidase family protein, with protein sequence MSRLERLRGLLDQHQVDAMLVVKAERLESPNLRYLAGFTGSTGAALIARREAVLLVDFRYVAQARAEAPGWEVVQVPRQASEALAEAVRSREIRRLGFEPDGLTVRQRDELARALQSVEMVPVDGVDRLRWVKEPAELDRIRRAVQVADAAFNHILGYLRPGIAERDVALELEFFMRRHGAEREAFGSIVASGPRSALPHGRASEKLLAAGEFVTVDWGAVVDGYHSDCTRTVVLGRATERQREIYDLVLRAQTAALRGLRPGLTGRDADALARQVIADAGHGEHFGHGLGHGVGLAIHEGPSLSPREETVLEAGMVVTVEPGVYLPGWGGVRIEDLVVLTPDGCEILTRAPKELMEL
- the efp gene encoding elongation factor P, whose amino-acid sequence is MIASGDFRPGVVIELDGELYAVVEAHHHKRAQRQAFVRARLRNLKTGAVLERNFTSDEMVPQASLDRKVMQFLYRHGDEYVMMDRQTFEQLSLPAQLLGDAVGYLKENTDVTVVFYDGRPIAVELPNAVELEVVDTAPGVRGDTVSGGTKPARLETGITVQVPLFVSVGDRIRVDTRTGEYLERVK
- a CDS encoding TlyA family RNA methyltransferase — encoded protein: MRGERSVAVREARAVRRRVRLDSLLVERGLAESRAKAAAAILAGEVLVGGAVASKPGQLVDADADVQVRPRRPRFVSRGGEKLLAALEAFGLDVAGRVAVDVGASTGGFTDCLLQRGAARVYAVDVGTGQLHWRLRRDPRVVSLERRDVRSLTPADVGGPVDLATVDVSFISLRTVLPAVASLVRPGGDIVALIKPQFEVGPRRTRRGVVRDPALHADAIRRVLEAARAAGLAPLGLAPSPLRGPEGNLEFFVHLRRGEAPPADLDVEAVVARAHAEARPA
- a CDS encoding acylphosphatase; amino-acid sequence: MDERRPGAATTVARCHLWVSGVVQGVGFRFFTERVARRLGLSGLARNLPDGRVEIIAEGPRAVLDQFIAEVQRGPAGAVVTRVQVEWESPAGLTGFRIL